A single region of the Streptomyces sp. ITFR-16 genome encodes:
- a CDS encoding GAF domain-containing protein, producing MRLAARESVRATRLAHRAREARMVGERMPVAPRAEIGASWDRVLRSGVDPEQTTHSRLLELEEIEHRRRGSALGEVMPLLSEGLVSIADASQQIMVVTDAEGRVLWRQGNTGVLRRADEICLAEGAAWSEESTGTNAIGTALAARAPVQVHSAEHIVRSLHGWTCAAAPVRDPRDGRLMGIVDISGPASTFHPAMLALVGSVARLAESEMRARHLESIDRLRSVAAPMLCRLGGRALAVDGHGWLAAVTGMAPVDRLPLPKTLGPGRVWLPSLGTCRVEPLPGGWLVQVADGTMDSPPRRVVLDLSRPRGLAVNVVSPVGTWTQRLSPRHAELLYVLALHREGRTASELAQDIFGDPTRTVTVRAEISRLRRHLAQVLAHRPYRFGEGVEVEVIRPEHPGDLLPRSKAPVVVAARGMP from the coding sequence ATGCGGCTGGCGGCCCGGGAGTCCGTACGGGCCACGCGCCTGGCGCACCGGGCCCGGGAGGCGCGGATGGTGGGCGAGCGGATGCCCGTGGCGCCCCGGGCCGAGATCGGTGCCTCCTGGGACCGGGTGCTGCGCAGCGGCGTCGATCCCGAACAGACCACGCACAGCCGGCTGCTGGAGCTGGAGGAGATCGAGCACCGGCGCCGCGGCTCCGCGCTGGGCGAGGTGATGCCGCTGCTCAGCGAAGGCCTGGTGAGCATCGCGGACGCCTCGCAGCAGATCATGGTGGTCACCGACGCGGAGGGCCGGGTGCTGTGGCGCCAGGGCAACACGGGGGTGCTGCGGCGGGCCGACGAGATCTGTCTGGCGGAGGGCGCTGCCTGGTCGGAGGAGAGCACGGGCACGAACGCGATCGGTACGGCGCTCGCCGCGCGCGCCCCGGTGCAGGTGCACTCGGCCGAGCACATCGTGCGCAGTCTGCACGGATGGACGTGCGCGGCGGCCCCGGTGCGCGATCCCCGGGACGGCCGGCTGATGGGGATCGTCGACATCAGCGGTCCGGCGTCCACCTTCCATCCGGCGATGCTGGCCCTGGTCGGTTCGGTGGCCCGGTTGGCCGAGAGCGAGATGAGGGCCCGGCATCTGGAGTCGATCGACCGGCTGCGCTCGGTCGCGGCGCCGATGCTGTGCCGGCTGGGCGGCCGGGCGCTGGCGGTGGACGGCCACGGCTGGCTGGCGGCGGTGACCGGGATGGCTCCGGTGGACCGGCTGCCGCTGCCGAAGACGCTGGGTCCGGGCCGGGTGTGGCTGCCCTCGCTGGGGACGTGCCGGGTGGAGCCGCTGCCGGGCGGCTGGCTGGTGCAGGTGGCGGACGGGACGATGGACAGCCCGCCGCGCCGGGTCGTGCTCGATCTGAGCCGGCCGCGCGGCCTCGCGGTGAACGTGGTGAGCCCGGTGGGGACCTGGACGCAGCGGCTCTCGCCGCGCCATGCCGAGCTGCTGTACGTGCTGGCGCTGCACCGCGAGGGCCGTACGGCGTCCGAACTGGCGCAGGACATCTTCGGTGACCCGACCAGGACGGTGACGGTGCGGGCCGAGATCTCGCGGCTGCGGCGCCATCTCGCGCAGGTGCTGGCGCACCGCCCGTACCGCTTCGGGGAGGGCGTCGAGGTGGAGGTGATCCGTCCGGAGCACCCCGGCGATCTGCTGCCCCGGTCGAAGGCTCCGGTGGTGGTGGCGGCGCGCGGCATGCCCTGA
- a CDS encoding GNAT family N-acetyltransferase, which yields MSNAARPEGTTTEVTVWSLEQTSPDDLRPSAVPETDVRIVRSEVPLPEFSRFLYTAVGGDVRWTDRLPMTYAQWQEALDRPGAETWVAYANGTPAGYIELDPQDDGVVEIMYFGLIPAFRGRRIGGHLLSYGTARAWDLAERWPGRPATKRVWLHTCSKDGPHAMDNYLRRGFRLFDTRTEQEETVENPGPWPGADRRPLA from the coding sequence ATGAGCAACGCCGCGCGTCCCGAGGGGACGACCACCGAGGTGACCGTCTGGTCGCTGGAGCAGACCTCCCCCGACGACCTGCGACCCTCGGCCGTGCCGGAGACGGACGTCCGGATCGTACGGTCCGAGGTGCCGCTGCCCGAGTTCAGCCGCTTCCTGTACACGGCGGTCGGCGGGGACGTCCGGTGGACGGACCGGCTGCCGATGACGTACGCGCAGTGGCAGGAGGCGCTGGACCGGCCGGGCGCGGAGACCTGGGTGGCGTACGCGAACGGGACGCCGGCCGGGTACATCGAGCTGGACCCGCAGGACGACGGCGTGGTCGAGATCATGTACTTCGGTCTGATCCCGGCCTTCCGGGGGCGCCGGATCGGCGGGCATCTGCTGTCGTACGGGACGGCCCGTGCCTGGGACCTGGCGGAGCGGTGGCCCGGGCGTCCCGCGACGAAGCGGGTGTGGCTGCACACCTGCTCCAAGGACGGGCCGCATGCCATGGACAACTATCTGCGCCGGGGCTTCCGGCTCTTCGACACCCGGACCGAGCAGGAGGAGACGGTGGAGAACCCCGGCCCCTGGCCGGGCGCCGACCGTCGGCCGCTTGCGTGA
- a CDS encoding putative leader peptide, giving the protein MSGTGIALVSRRHVDLGRMSSAICPAG; this is encoded by the coding sequence ATGTCTGGAACTGGAATTGCCTTGGTGAGTCGACGCCACGTCGACCTCGGCCGCATGTCCAGCGCCATCTGTCCGGCAGGCTGA
- a CDS encoding nitrite/sulfite reductase has translation MAATPEQPATATPRRKAGRHRGEGQWAMGHFTPLNGNEQFKKDDDSLNVRTRIETIYSKRGFDSIDPNDLRGRMRWWGLYTQRKPGIDGGKTAVLEPEELDDRYFMLRVRIDGGRLTTAQLRAIGEVSQEYARGTADITDRQNIQLHWIRIEDVPAIWQKLEAVGLSTTEACGDCPRVIIGSPVAGIAADEIIDGSPAVDEIHDRYIGSKEFSNLPRKFKTAISGSPVQDVVHEINDIAFVGVVHPEHGPGFDVWVGGGLSTNPRLAERLGAWVPLDEVADVWAGVVGIFRDYGYRRLRTRARLKFLMADWGPAKFRQVLEDEYLKRPLVDGPAPDEPSSRWRDHVGVHQQQDGRFYVGFAPRVGRVDGSTLAKIADLAAAHGSDRLRTTVEQKMIILDVEQDRVESLAAGLEALGFQVKPSPFRRGTMACTGIEYCKLAIVETKARGAALIEELERRLPEFDEPLTININGCPNACARIQTADIGLKGQLMLDGDGNQVEGFQVHLGGALGLEAGFGRKVRGLKVTSAELPDYVERVLGKFQEEREEDERFATWAARASAESLS, from the coding sequence ATGGCCGCCACCCCGGAACAGCCTGCGACCGCCACGCCCCGCCGCAAGGCGGGACGCCACCGTGGCGAGGGTCAGTGGGCCATGGGGCACTTCACCCCGCTCAACGGCAATGAGCAGTTCAAGAAGGACGACGACAGTCTCAACGTGCGGACGCGCATTGAGACGATCTACTCCAAGCGCGGGTTCGACTCGATCGACCCCAACGACCTTCGTGGACGCATGCGCTGGTGGGGGCTGTACACCCAGCGCAAGCCCGGCATCGACGGCGGCAAGACCGCGGTCCTGGAGCCGGAGGAGCTGGACGACCGCTACTTCATGCTCCGCGTCCGCATCGACGGCGGCCGGCTGACCACCGCGCAGCTGCGCGCGATCGGCGAGGTCTCGCAGGAGTACGCGCGCGGCACGGCGGACATCACCGACCGGCAGAACATCCAGCTGCACTGGATCCGCATCGAGGACGTCCCGGCGATCTGGCAGAAGCTGGAGGCCGTCGGGCTCTCCACCACCGAGGCCTGCGGCGACTGCCCGCGCGTCATCATCGGTTCGCCCGTGGCGGGCATCGCGGCCGACGAGATCATCGACGGCAGCCCGGCGGTCGACGAGATCCACGACCGCTACATCGGCAGCAAGGAGTTCTCCAACCTGCCGCGCAAGTTCAAGACGGCGATCTCCGGCTCCCCGGTCCAGGACGTCGTGCACGAGATCAACGACATCGCCTTCGTGGGCGTCGTCCACCCCGAGCACGGCCCCGGCTTCGACGTCTGGGTCGGCGGCGGGCTCTCCACCAACCCCCGGCTGGCCGAACGCCTGGGCGCCTGGGTGCCGTTGGACGAGGTCGCGGACGTCTGGGCGGGCGTCGTCGGCATCTTCCGCGACTACGGCTACCGCCGGCTGCGCACCCGCGCCCGGCTGAAGTTCCTGATGGCGGACTGGGGCCCGGCCAAGTTCCGCCAGGTGCTGGAGGACGAGTACCTCAAGCGCCCCCTGGTCGACGGCCCCGCGCCCGACGAGCCCAGCAGCCGCTGGCGCGACCACGTCGGGGTCCACCAGCAGCAGGACGGCCGCTTCTACGTCGGCTTCGCCCCCCGGGTCGGCCGGGTGGACGGCTCCACGCTGGCCAAGATCGCCGACCTCGCCGCCGCCCACGGCTCCGACCGGCTGCGCACCACCGTCGAGCAGAAGATGATCATCCTCGACGTGGAGCAGGACCGGGTGGAGTCGCTGGCCGCCGGTCTGGAGGCGCTCGGCTTCCAGGTGAAGCCGTCCCCGTTCCGCCGGGGCACGATGGCCTGCACCGGCATCGAGTACTGCAAGCTGGCGATCGTCGAGACGAAGGCGCGCGGCGCCGCCCTCATCGAGGAACTGGAGCGCAGGCTCCCGGAGTTCGACGAGCCGCTCACCATCAACATCAACGGCTGCCCCAACGCCTGCGCCCGCATCCAGACCGCCGACATCGGCCTCAAGGGCCAGCTCATGCTGGACGGCGACGGCAACCAGGTGGAGGGCTTCCAGGTCCACCTGGGCGGCGCCCTCGGCCTGGAGGCCGGATTCGGCCGCAAGGTCCGCGGCCTGAAGGTCACTTCGGCCGAGCTGCCCGACTACGTCGAGCGGGTCCTCGGGAAGTTCCAGGAGGAGCGCGAGGAGGACGAGCGCTTCGCCACCTGGGCCGCCCGGGCCAGTGCGGAGTCCCTCTCATGA
- a CDS encoding phosphoadenylyl-sulfate reductase, whose protein sequence is MTDTLQTRELTEAELRELAEHAGRELEDAPAQEILRWAVRTFGSEFCVTSSMEDAVVAHLAARAMPGVDVVFLDTGYHFPETIGTRDAVEAVMDVNVITLTPRQSVAEQDAEYGPRLHDRDPDLCCSLRKVKPLEDGLRPYTAWATGLRRDESPTRANTPVVGWDEKRRKVKVSPIARWTQDDVDAYVAEHGVLTNPLLMDGYPSVGCAPCTRRVLEGEDARAGRWAGRGKTECGLHG, encoded by the coding sequence ATGACCGACACTCTGCAAACCCGGGAACTCACCGAGGCGGAACTCCGGGAGCTGGCCGAGCACGCGGGCCGGGAGCTGGAGGACGCCCCGGCGCAGGAGATCCTGCGGTGGGCCGTGCGGACCTTCGGCAGCGAGTTCTGTGTGACGTCGTCGATGGAGGACGCGGTGGTCGCCCACCTCGCCGCCCGGGCCATGCCCGGCGTCGACGTGGTCTTCCTGGACACCGGCTACCACTTCCCCGAGACGATCGGCACCCGTGACGCGGTGGAGGCGGTGATGGACGTCAACGTCATCACGCTGACCCCGCGTCAGAGCGTGGCCGAACAGGACGCCGAGTACGGGCCGAGGCTGCACGACCGCGACCCGGACCTCTGCTGCTCCCTGCGCAAGGTCAAGCCCCTTGAGGACGGCCTGCGTCCGTACACGGCCTGGGCGACAGGACTGCGCCGCGACGAGTCCCCCACCAGGGCGAACACGCCCGTGGTCGGCTGGGACGAGAAGCGGCGCAAGGTGAAGGTCTCGCCGATCGCCCGCTGGACGCAGGACGACGTGGACGCCTATGTCGCGGAGCACGGGGTGCTCACCAACCCGCTGCTGATGGACGGTTACCCTTCCGTGGGCTGCGCCCCCTGCACCCGCCGGGTGCTGGAGGGCGAGGACGCACGGGCCGGCCGCTGGGCCGGCCGCGGCAAGACCGAGTGCGGGCTGCACGGCTGA
- the cysC gene encoding adenylyl-sulfate kinase — MSVTETGATVWLTGLPSAGKTTIAYELAGRLRGEGHRVEVLDGDEIREFLSAGLGFSREDRHTNVQRIGFVAELLAANGVKVLVPVIAPYADSRDAVRKRHQAEGTPYLEVHVATPVEVCSERDVKGLYAKQAAGEISGLTGVDDPYEAPESPDLRIESHRQTVQESAAELYALLSERGAA, encoded by the coding sequence ATGAGCGTGACGGAGACGGGAGCCACCGTCTGGCTGACCGGTCTGCCGAGCGCCGGCAAGACCACCATCGCGTACGAACTCGCCGGGCGGCTGCGCGGCGAGGGCCACCGGGTGGAAGTGCTCGACGGCGACGAGATCCGGGAGTTCCTCTCCGCGGGTCTCGGCTTCTCCCGCGAGGACCGCCACACCAACGTCCAGCGGATCGGCTTCGTCGCCGAGCTGCTGGCGGCCAACGGCGTGAAGGTGCTGGTCCCGGTCATCGCTCCGTACGCGGACAGCCGGGACGCCGTCCGCAAGCGGCACCAGGCCGAGGGCACCCCGTATCTGGAGGTGCACGTCGCCACGCCGGTCGAGGTGTGCTCCGAGCGCGATGTGAAGGGGCTCTACGCCAAGCAGGCGGCGGGCGAGATCAGCGGGCTGACCGGGGTGGACGACCCCTACGAGGCGCCCGAGTCGCCCGATCTGCGGATCGAGTCGCACCGGCAGACCGTGCAGGAGTCCGCGGCGGAGCTGTACGCGCTGCTGAGCGAGAGGGGTGCGGCGTGA
- the cysD gene encoding sulfate adenylyltransferase subunit CysD has product MTTVATVSEGTGNPYALSHLDSLESEAVHIFREVAGEFERPVILFSGGKDSILMLHLALKAFAPAPVPFSLLHVDTGHNFPEVLAYRDRTVAEHGLRLHVASVQEYIDAGKLRERPDGTRNPLQTVPLTEAIQQHRFDAVFGGGRRDEEKARAKERVFSLRDEFSQWDPRRQRPELWQLYNGRHAAGEHVRVFPISNWTELDVWQYIAREGIELPEIYFAHEREVFNRSGMWLTAGDWGGPKEHERTETRQVRYRTVGDMSCTGAVDSDATTLDAVITEIAASRLTERGATRADDKMSEAAMEDRKREGYF; this is encoded by the coding sequence GTGACGACCGTCGCGACTGTGTCGGAAGGCACCGGCAATCCGTACGCGCTGAGCCACCTGGACTCGCTGGAGTCCGAGGCGGTGCACATCTTCCGTGAGGTGGCGGGGGAGTTCGAGCGGCCGGTGATCCTCTTCTCCGGCGGCAAGGACTCCATCCTGATGCTGCATCTGGCGCTCAAGGCGTTCGCGCCGGCGCCGGTGCCCTTCTCGCTGCTGCACGTGGACACCGGGCACAACTTCCCCGAGGTCCTGGCCTACCGCGACCGCACGGTCGCCGAGCACGGGCTGCGGCTGCACGTCGCGTCCGTGCAGGAGTACATAGACGCCGGCAAGCTCCGCGAGCGCCCCGACGGCACCCGCAACCCGCTGCAGACCGTGCCGCTGACCGAGGCGATCCAGCAGCACCGCTTCGACGCCGTGTTCGGCGGCGGCCGCCGCGACGAGGAGAAGGCGCGCGCCAAGGAGCGGGTCTTCTCGCTGCGCGACGAGTTCTCCCAGTGGGACCCGCGCCGCCAGCGCCCCGAGCTGTGGCAGCTCTACAACGGCCGGCACGCCGCCGGGGAGCACGTCCGGGTCTTCCCGATCTCCAACTGGACCGAGCTGGACGTGTGGCAGTACATCGCCCGCGAGGGCATCGAGCTGCCGGAGATCTACTTCGCCCATGAGCGCGAGGTCTTCAACCGCTCCGGCATGTGGCTGACCGCGGGCGACTGGGGCGGCCCCAAGGAGCACGAGAGGACCGAGACCCGCCAGGTGCGCTACCGCACGGTCGGCGACATGTCCTGCACCGGCGCCGTGGACTCCGACGCCACCACCCTGGACGCCGTGATCACCGAGATCGCCGCCTCCCGGCTCACCGAGCGGGGCGCGACCCGCGCCGACGACAAGATGTCCGAGGCCGCGATGGAAGACCGCAAGCGCGAGGGGTACTTCTAA